One Stigmatopora nigra isolate UIUO_SnigA chromosome 1, RoL_Snig_1.1, whole genome shotgun sequence DNA segment encodes these proteins:
- the LOC144202524 gene encoding G-protein coupled receptor 61-like — translation MENLVSASPPRNASVSSPPSWASANASDAGPAGVDVNRSLALCAMLLMDVLAVTGNLAVMIVICKSPHLRKFAFVFHLCSVDLLAALVLMPLGMAPDGLSADGALCRSYLCLSVCLLSAAILTICAINVERYYYIVHPMRHEVKMTLGVVALVLAGVWTKAALMSSLPFLGWLLQGERGGGTTTPPHCSLHWEGGGTARLLFMVFFAFLYFLCPLFIILLVYCNMFKVARVTATQHGPLATWTDAPRPRSESAGSSGRRSAGRRGTFGSGKVAAILVVVGGQFVCCWLPYFSFHLYSAAAYASPASLARLENAVTWIGYFCFTSNPFFYGYLNRQIREELGRRLAGLFKRAGSGQGEQLPSREASIEENFLQFLQGTTCNLELRNSHGRASGAETGGQGPRESSAPRNTPADFHVPGQILEETSELVQRQILNNRPNVFH, via the coding sequence ATGGAGAACCTGGTCTCGGCGAGTCCCCCCCGGAACGCTTCCGTATCCAGCCCGCCGTCCTGGGCGTCGGCGAACGCCTCCGACGCCGGCCCGGCCGGAGTGGACGTGAACCGCTCATTGGCTCTCTGCGCCATGCTCCTCATGGACGTCCTGGCCGTGACGGGCAACCTGGCCGTGATGATCGTCATCTGCAAATCGCCGCACCTGCGCAAGTTCGCCTTTGTCTTCCACTTGTGCTCGGTGGACTTGTTGGCGGCGCTGGTGCTGATGCCCCTGGGCATGGCGCCCGACGGCCTATCGGCCGACGGCGCCCTGTGTCGGAGCTACCTGTGCTTGAGCGTCTGCCTGCTGAGCGCCGCCATCCTCACCATCTGCGCCATCAACGTGGAGCGCTACTACTACATCGTGCACCCCATGCGCCACGAGGTCAAGATGACCCTGGGGGTGGTGGCCCTAGTCCTGGCGGGGGTCTGGACCAAAGCCGCGCTCATGTCCTCACTGCCTTTCCTGGGGTGGCTGCTCCAAGGCGAGCGGGGTGGGGGTACTACCACGCCGCCGCATTGCTCCCTCCACTGGGAGGGCGGCGGGACGGCCCGCCTGCTCTTCATGGTCTTCTTCGCCTTCCTCTATTTCCTGTGCCCCCTCTTTATTATTCTCTTAGTCTACTGCAACATGTTCAAGGTGGCCCGAGTTACGGCCACGCAGCACGGCCCGCTCGCCACTTGGACCGACGCGCCCCGGCCGCGCTCGGAGTCGGCCGGCAGCAGCGGTCGCCGCTCCGCCGGTCGCCGGGGGACGTTCGGCAGCGGGAAGGTGGCGGCCATTCTTGTGGTGGTGGGAGGCCAGTTCGTCTGCTGCTGGTTGCCGTATTTCTCCTTCCATCTGTACTCGGCCGCCGCGTACGCCTCGCCGGCTTCGCTGGCCCGCTTGGAGAACGCGGTGACCTGGATCGGGTATTTCTGCTTCACCTCCAACCCCTTCTTCTACGGCTACCTCAACCGTCAGATTCGGGAGGAGCTGGGGCGCCGCCTGGCCGGCCTGTTCAAGCGTGCCGGATCGGGCCAGGGGGAGCAGCTGCCTAGCCGCGAGGCCTCCATCGAGGAGAACTTCTTGCAGTTCCTCCAGGGCACGACGTGCAACCTGGAGTTGCGGAACTCACACGGCAGAGCCAGTGGAGCGGAGACGGGAGGCCAAGGCCCGCGGGAATCGTCTGCTCCGCGGAACACGCCGGCTGACTTCCATGTCCCCGGGCAGATTCTTGAGGAGACCTCGGAGTTGGTACAACGACAAATACTGAACAATCGACCAAATGTCTTCCACTGA
- the LOC144207069 gene encoding solute carrier family 35 member E2A, with the protein MAGDGWKSSGRSLWRFLFPRRARQERVVLARSESLPSDRVLKITVTETTVIKAGSGVLNRRSLAYLSLWFFFSFCTLFLNKYILSLLEGQPSMLGAVQMLSTTVIGFLKMFVPCCLYQHKSRNEYPPNFIMIMLFVGLMRFTTVVLGLVSLKNVAVSFAETVKSSAPIFTVIMSRLILGEYTGLWVNLSLFPVMAGLALCTASELSFNLLGFSAALSTNIMDCLQNVFSKKLLCGETYKFSPPELQFYTSAAAIIMLIPAWIFLLETPATEEGGPSFALSQDIVMLLLFNGGLFHLQSVTAYALMGRISPVTFSVASTVKHALSVWLSVLVFGNQVTILSATGTVLVLAGVFLYNEARRAQRQRLETVAAQQKRKLEAQEQDVQCGPQSH; encoded by the exons ATGGCGGGCGACGGGTGGAAAAGCAGCGGGCGttctctctggcgctttctgtTCCCGCGCCGTGCCCGTCAGGAACGAGTAGTGCTGGCTCGCAGCGAGAGCCTGCCCAGCGACCGGGTGCTGAAGATCACCGTCACCGAGACCACCGTCATCAAGGCCGGCTCGGGGGTCTTGAACCGACGCTCCCTCGCCTATTTGAGCCTCTGGTTCTTCTTCAGCTTCTGCACGCTCTTCCTCAACAAATACATCCTGTCGCTGCTGGAGGGGCAGCCGAGCATGCTGG GCGCAGTTCAGATGCTCTCCACCACCGTCATTGGCTTCCTTAAGATGTTTGTACCCTGTTGCCTTTATCAGCACAAGTCTCGGAACGAGTATCCGCCCAACTTCATCATGATCATGCTCTTTGTCGGACTGATGAG GTTCACCACTGTGGTCTTGGGTTTGGTGAGCTTGAAGAACGTGGCGGTGTCTTTTGCGGAGACGGTGAAGAGCTCGGCTCCTATTTTTACAGTCATTATGTCCAGACTGATTCTCGGAGAGTATACAG GCCTGTGGGTGAATCTGTCGTTGTTCCCCGTCATGGCGGGCCTGGCGCTCTGCACGGCCAGCGAACTTAGCTTCAACTTGCTAGGCTTTTCCGCCGCGCTCTCCACCAACATCATGGACTG TTTGCAGAATGTCTTCTCCAAGAAACTACTGTGCGGTGAGACCTACAAGTTCAG CCCTCCAGAACTGCAATTTTATACCAGTGCAGCGGCAATCATCATGCTTATCCCAGCctggatttttcttttg GAAACGCCAGCGACTGAGGAGGGCGGTCCGAGCTTCGCCTTGAGTCAGGACATCGTCATGTTGCTGCTTTTCAACGGTGGCCTCTTTCACCTACAGAGTGTCACCGCCTACGCTCTTATGGGACGCATTTCTCCCGTTACTTTTAG TGTGGCGAGCACGGTGAAGCACGCCCTGTCCGTATGGTTGAGCGTCCTCGTCTTCGGCAACCAGGTGACCATTCTCAGCGCCACCGGCACCGTCCTGGTCTTGGCGGGCGTTTTCTTGTACAACGAAGCCAGGCGTGCCCAGCGCCAACGCTTAGAGACCGTGGCGGCCCAACAGAAGCGCAAACTAGAAGCGCAGGAACAGGACGTCCAATGTGGCCCGCAGTCTCACTAA
- the LOC144202350 gene encoding NAD kinase-like isoform X2: MCTAMKVVLQDPLGSKENKVCKWHIQDPATQRLTWNTPPKSVLVIKKIQDATLLQPFKDLCIFLTEVKNMIVYVEKKVLEDPAISCDDNFGTLTKKFCTFREDLDDISNRVDFIICLGGDGTLLYASSLFQESVPPVMAFHLGSLGFLTPFKFDTYQSQVTQIIEGNAAIVLRSRLKVRVNWEREKGVILTKGEVDSSHKTTNYQVLNEVVVDRGPSSYLSNVDLFLDGHLITTVQGDGVIVSTPTGSTAYAVAAGASMIHPNVPAIMITPICPHSLSFRPIVVPAGVELKIMLSREARNTAWVSFDGRRRQEICHGDSISITTSCFPVPCICFRNPVNDWFESLAQCLHWNVRKKQNYLGSEDDDF, from the exons GCACATCCAGGACCCTGCCACCCAGCGGCTGACGTGGAACACGCCGCCTAAGAGTGTTCTTGTCATCAAGAAGATTCAAGACGCTACCTTGCTCCAGCCTTTTAAGGATCTTTGCATCTTTCTGACTGAG gtcaaaaacatgATCGTTTATGTGGAAAAGAAGGTTCTGGAGGATCCAGCTATTTCTTGTGATGACAACTTTGGGACCCTTACCAAGAAATTCTGTACTTTCAGAGAAG ATCTTGATGATATTTCCAACCGTGTGGACTTCATCATTTGTCTCGGTGGAGATGGAACTTTACTGTATGCGTCGTCACTCTTCCAG GAAAGCGTCCCCCCGGTGATGGCCTTCCATCTGGGCTCTCTTGGCTTCCTGACACCTTTCAAGTTTGACACCTATCAGTCTCAGGTCACTCAAATCATTGAAG GTAATGCTGCCATAGTTCTGCGCAGTCGCTTGAAAGTGCGTGTGAACTGGGAGAGGGAAAAGGGCGTCATTTTGACCAAAGGTGAAGTGGACAGCAGCCACAAAACCACCAATTATCAG GTGCTTAACGAGGTAGTGGTGGACAGAGGCCCCTCCTCCTACCTCTCCAATGTGGATCTCTTCCTGGACGGACACCTTATAACTACAGTGCAGGGAGATG GTGTGATTGTGTCCACGCCAACTGGCAGCACAGCCTACGCCGTGGCTGCTGGAGCCTCCATGATCCACCCCAACGTGCCAGCCATCATGATCACTCCCATCTGCCCTCACTCTCTCTCCTTTAGACCCATCGTGGTGCCTGCCGGAGTGGAGTTGAAG ATAATGCTGTCACGCGAAGCCCGAAACACGGCCTGGGTGTCGTTCGACGGAAGACGTCGGCAGGAAATCTGTCACGGCGACAG TATCAGCATCACAACTTCCTGCTTCCCCGTTCCTTGTATCTGCTTCCGCAACCCGGTCAATGACTGGTTCGAGAGTCTGGCCCAGTGTTTACACTGGAATGTGAGGAAGAAGCAGAACTACCTCGGTTCGGAGGATGACGACTTTTGA